A DNA window from Hydrogenophaga taeniospiralis contains the following coding sequences:
- a CDS encoding 2OG-Fe(II) oxygenase encodes MDAHGLSSRFVFDDPKYAALAAESVDKYAQGSPFPHIAFDNFLPEDVAQAVLSEFPKPGDIDWHNYNRQTEIKLVCADETKFGPVTRNLFYQLHSLPFLRFLEKVTGIPNLIPDPALRGGGLHQIRKGGLLKLHADFNHHDATFLDRRVNILLYLNKDWKEEYGGHLELWNKDTSFCGDKILPVFNRLAIFSTTSESFHGHPDPLNCPEDVTRKSLALYYYSNGRPKGEADGIHTTIFKERPTEEFKGVLWRMGQDFAPPILWRAARRMRERYFSGTIQKRG; translated from the coding sequence ATGGATGCGCACGGATTGAGCAGCCGCTTTGTTTTTGATGACCCGAAATACGCGGCCCTGGCGGCCGAGAGCGTGGACAAATACGCGCAAGGGTCTCCATTTCCCCATATCGCGTTTGACAACTTTCTGCCCGAGGACGTGGCGCAGGCGGTGTTGAGCGAATTCCCCAAGCCCGGCGACATCGACTGGCACAACTACAACCGCCAGACCGAAATCAAGCTGGTGTGCGCCGATGAAACCAAGTTCGGCCCGGTGACCCGCAACCTGTTCTACCAGTTGCATTCCCTGCCGTTTCTGCGCTTTCTCGAAAAAGTCACCGGCATTCCAAACCTGATTCCCGACCCGGCTTTGCGGGGTGGTGGGTTGCACCAGATCCGCAAGGGTGGCCTGCTCAAGCTGCACGCCGATTTCAACCACCACGACGCCACTTTTCTGGACCGCCGGGTGAACATCCTGCTGTACCTGAACAAGGATTGGAAAGAGGAGTACGGCGGCCACCTGGAGTTGTGGAACAAGGACACGTCGTTCTGTGGCGACAAGATCCTGCCGGTCTTCAACCGGCTGGCCATCTTTTCGACCACCAGCGAATCGTTCCACGGGCACCCCGACCCGCTCAATTGCCCGGAAGACGTGACCCGCAAGTCGCTGGCGCTGTATTACTACTCCAACGGTCGGCCCAAGGGCGAGGCCGACGGCATCCACACCACCATCTTCAAAGAGCGTCCCACCGAAGAGTTCAAAGGTGTTCTCTGGCGCATGGGCCAGGACTTTGCCCCGCCCATCCTGTGGCGCGCGGCCCGGCGCATGCGTGAGCGCTATTTCAGCGGAACGATCCAGAAGCGGGGCTGA
- a CDS encoding WD40/YVTN/BNR-like repeat-containing protein, whose product MQPLLVATRKGLFVLRGAGTDWTIAAHHFPGEPVTSVLADARDGAWYAALRMGHFGVKLRRSADQGQTWQEIAAPAFPLKPTEGPWADDPTPWSVDLIWSLASGGPDQPGTLWAGCIPAGLFRSNDAGASWTLNTALWEQPGRRDWFGGGYDHAGIHSIVVDPRDARHVTVAVSCGGVWQTHDGGEHWALTAAGMKADYLPVENAEDGNTQDPHCLVQCAAHPDVLWVQHHCGIYRSDNGGQRWTGIDAPVPSGFGFAVACDPQNPKSAWFVPAQADACRIPVDGRMVVTRTDDGGASFRVFSSGLPQTHAYHLVYRHGLAVADNGQTLAMASTTGGLWLSADAGEHWRGVSNDLPPVAMLRFA is encoded by the coding sequence ATGCAGCCACTGTTGGTCGCCACCCGAAAAGGCCTGTTCGTGTTGCGTGGTGCTGGCACGGACTGGACCATCGCCGCCCACCACTTCCCGGGTGAGCCCGTCACCAGCGTGCTGGCCGACGCCCGCGATGGGGCCTGGTACGCCGCGCTGCGCATGGGCCATTTCGGCGTCAAGCTGCGCCGCAGCGCCGACCAGGGCCAGACCTGGCAGGAGATCGCCGCACCGGCCTTTCCCCTCAAACCCACCGAAGGCCCCTGGGCCGACGATCCCACCCCGTGGAGCGTGGACCTCATCTGGTCGCTCGCGTCGGGTGGCCCGGACCAGCCCGGCACCCTGTGGGCGGGCTGCATCCCGGCCGGGCTGTTCCGCTCCAACGACGCTGGCGCCAGCTGGACGCTCAACACCGCGCTGTGGGAACAGCCGGGGCGCCGCGACTGGTTCGGTGGTGGTTACGACCACGCCGGCATCCACTCCATCGTGGTGGACCCGCGCGATGCGCGCCACGTGACGGTGGCCGTGTCCTGCGGTGGTGTCTGGCAGACGCACGATGGCGGCGAGCATTGGGCGCTCACCGCAGCGGGCATGAAGGCCGACTACCTGCCGGTCGAAAACGCCGAGGACGGCAATACGCAGGACCCCCATTGCCTGGTGCAATGCGCCGCCCATCCCGACGTGCTGTGGGTGCAGCACCACTGCGGCATCTACCGCTCGGACAACGGTGGCCAGCGGTGGACGGGCATCGACGCTCCTGTGCCGTCCGGCTTTGGCTTTGCGGTGGCCTGTGATCCGCAGAACCCCAAGAGCGCCTGGTTCGTGCCGGCACAGGCCGATGCCTGCCGCATCCCGGTGGACGGCCGCATGGTGGTGACGCGCACCGACGACGGTGGTGCCAGCTTCCGGGTCTTTTCCAGCGGTCTGCCGCAGACCCACGCCTACCACTTGGTCTATCGACACGGTCTGGCCGTGGCCGACAACGGTCAGACCCTGGCCATGGCCTCGACCACCGGTGGCCTGTGGCTGAGCGCCGACGCAGGCGAGCACTGGCGAGGCGTGTCCAACGACCTGCCACCGGTGGCGATGCTGCGCTTCGCCTGA
- a CDS encoding MoaD/ThiS family protein yields the protein MVHVEFAPSLRRHVDCAPQQVVPGTLREVLETALRAAPELAHYVFDDQRAVRKHVAVFVNRQMVQDRVTLNQGLVAGDKVLVVQALSGG from the coding sequence ATGGTCCACGTCGAATTCGCCCCCAGCCTGCGCCGCCATGTGGACTGCGCGCCGCAGCAGGTCGTGCCCGGCACGCTGCGCGAGGTGCTGGAGACCGCGTTGAGGGCCGCCCCCGAACTCGCGCACTACGTGTTTGACGACCAGCGTGCGGTGCGCAAACACGTGGCGGTTTTCGTGAACCGGCAGATGGTGCAGGACCGTGTGACGTTGAATCAGGGTTTGGTGGCCGGCGACAAGGTGCTGGTCGTCCAGGCGCTGAGCGGCGGCTGA
- a CDS encoding DUF4148 domain-containing protein produces MKRSYFTAITLAIATLSAGHALAADPATAKTREQVRAELLEAQRTGNIVANAETGELQNQVYPGRYAAEVVAQGKTRAEVQAELRDAVRTGDVVANSETGETLSQLHPQNYPAQVVAQPRTRVEVQAELREAVRTGDLVANAETGEKLNQVYPGRYASEAVAQGKTRAEVRAELIEAQRTGDIVANGETGQKLNELYPNRYSAKSVN; encoded by the coding sequence ATGAAACGCTCTTACTTCACCGCCATCACCCTCGCCATTGCCACCCTGTCCGCCGGTCACGCCCTGGCGGCCGACCCCGCAACGGCCAAGACCCGCGAGCAGGTCCGCGCCGAGCTGCTGGAAGCCCAGCGCACCGGCAACATCGTGGCCAACGCCGAAACCGGCGAGTTGCAGAACCAGGTCTACCCGGGCCGCTATGCCGCCGAGGTGGTTGCCCAGGGCAAGACCCGCGCCGAAGTCCAGGCCGAGCTGCGCGACGCGGTCCGCACGGGCGACGTCGTGGCCAACAGCGAAACCGGTGAAACGTTGAGCCAGCTCCATCCGCAGAACTACCCCGCCCAGGTCGTGGCCCAGCCCAGGACGCGTGTGGAAGTTCAGGCCGAACTGCGCGAAGCGGTCCGCACGGGCGACCTCGTGGCCAACGCCGAAACCGGTGAAAAGCTGAACCAGGTGTACCCCGGCCGCTACGCTTCCGAGGCGGTGGCCCAGGGCAAGACCCGCGCCGAAGTCCGCGCCGAGCTGATCGAAGCCCAGCGCACGGGCGACATCGTGGCCAACGGCGAAACCGGCCAGAAGCTCAACGAGCTGTACCCGAACCGCTACTCCGCGAAGTCGGTGAACTGA
- a CDS encoding LysR family transcriptional regulator produces MDRLTSMRVFQRVIDEGGFAAAGRALDISPAVVTRLVADLEEHLGTRLLHRTTRRLSLTEAGETYLERVRQILQDLDEAHALVSSHTNELAGVLRILAPPVLATHVLAPLVAGFRQAYPKIQLDIEVNNHREPPIEDYDVTLLGAPTSFDADVIARKIISGEAILVASPAYLARRPAPQTPAELVQHECLRIKPDNHRKLGWQLFRSDKADESVEIDVPAVLWTNHTDTQLRAALDGAGIAATTVELAAPHLARGALVRVLAPWITGRYTLYAALPSRKFMPRRTRVFLDFLTVQTQLAVVNALAACEAC; encoded by the coding sequence ATGGACCGACTGACCTCCATGCGTGTTTTTCAGCGCGTGATCGACGAAGGCGGCTTTGCCGCCGCCGGTCGTGCCCTGGACATCTCCCCGGCGGTGGTGACCCGTCTGGTGGCCGATCTGGAAGAGCACCTGGGCACCCGGCTGCTGCACCGGACCACCCGACGTCTGTCGCTCACCGAGGCGGGCGAAACCTACCTGGAACGGGTGCGCCAGATCCTGCAGGACCTGGACGAGGCCCACGCGCTGGTGAGCTCGCACACGAACGAGCTCGCCGGGGTGCTGCGCATCCTGGCCCCGCCGGTGCTGGCCACGCACGTCCTCGCGCCACTGGTCGCGGGTTTCCGCCAGGCCTATCCCAAGATCCAGCTCGACATCGAGGTGAACAACCACCGCGAGCCACCGATCGAAGACTACGACGTCACCCTGCTTGGCGCCCCCACGTCCTTCGATGCCGACGTGATCGCGCGCAAGATCATCTCTGGCGAAGCCATCCTGGTGGCCTCGCCGGCCTACCTCGCGCGCCGGCCCGCGCCGCAGACGCCCGCCGAGCTCGTCCAGCACGAGTGCCTGCGCATCAAACCCGACAACCACCGCAAACTCGGCTGGCAGCTGTTCCGGTCGGACAAGGCCGATGAGAGCGTCGAAATCGACGTGCCTGCCGTGCTCTGGACCAACCACACCGACACGCAGCTGCGCGCCGCGCTCGACGGCGCCGGCATCGCGGCGACCACGGTGGAACTGGCGGCGCCCCACCTGGCCAGAGGCGCCCTGGTGCGCGTGCTCGCGCCCTGGATCACCGGCCGCTACACGCTCTACGCCGCGCTGCCGAGCCGCAAGTTCATGCCGCGGCGCACCCGCGTGTTTCTGGACTTCCTGACCGTGCAGACCCAGCTGGCTGTGGTCAACGCCCTGGCCGCCTGCGAGGCCTGCTGA
- a CDS encoding RNA polymerase sigma factor has translation MDAAGSPSDEQLMHAFVAGDARAFETLYDRHALPVWRFVQRSVNNSALADDLVQDVWFSLARQAPAYEARARFRTWLFTLAHHRLVDHWRTHKHHTSLDAQTEEGATLADTLAAASGFGPERQLTSREQAQALLDALAALPAAQREAFLLQAEGGLSLAEIAQTTGVSPETAKSRLRYARARLRETLEAHA, from the coding sequence ATGGACGCGGCCGGTTCCCCCAGCGACGAGCAACTCATGCACGCTTTTGTGGCCGGTGACGCACGCGCTTTCGAAACCCTGTACGACCGCCACGCCCTGCCCGTGTGGCGCTTCGTTCAGCGCAGCGTGAACAACAGCGCCCTGGCCGACGACCTGGTGCAGGACGTGTGGTTCAGCCTCGCGCGGCAGGCCCCGGCATACGAAGCCCGCGCGCGCTTTCGGACCTGGCTCTTCACCCTGGCCCACCACCGCCTGGTGGACCACTGGCGCACCCACAAGCACCACACCAGCCTGGACGCACAGACCGAAGAAGGCGCGACGCTGGCCGACACGCTGGCGGCCGCATCCGGCTTCGGCCCCGAGCGCCAGCTGACCTCGCGCGAACAGGCGCAGGCCCTGCTGGACGCGCTCGCGGCCTTGCCCGCTGCGCAGCGCGAAGCGTTCCTGCTGCAGGCCGAAGGCGGCCTGAGCCTGGCCGAAATCGCACAGACCACCGGCGTCAGCCCGGAGACGGCCAAGAGCCGGCTGCGCTACGCCCGCGCCCGCCTGCGCGAAACCCTGGAGGCGCACGCATGA
- a CDS encoding ankyrin repeat domain-containing protein, which produces MNRDQPHPPAHGPGPEDLLLRRYHEANALDSARPDPALRDAVLTHARSVAAAQSASRAGTPGVKPQPAANDHRWAWRALGSVAVLGLVGLLVLQFDRGTPEEREAAFGLPAPPSAAPAPEATPPAADTSRKAVEPAPVQEAAPAPKAKAQRQRNEATSEPLPATAAPPAPPPAPAPLSSPRAAPGAPGSMRPAPASPLAREEASANRDAADAVGAAAPAPAPVQAAPMDSSRQQMGAGVARRGVSPAGSELLDAAARGNAAAVRSLLAQGVDVNSVDADGRTALMWAARRGDAALIRLLLGAGADLRRADHDGRNASEHARQAGEEAVLPLLRVDPDR; this is translated from the coding sequence ATGAACCGCGACCAGCCACACCCGCCAGCGCACGGCCCGGGCCCCGAGGACCTGCTGCTGCGCCGTTACCACGAGGCCAACGCGCTCGACAGCGCGCGCCCCGACCCGGCGCTGCGTGACGCCGTGCTGACCCACGCACGCAGTGTGGCCGCCGCGCAGTCCGCCAGCCGTGCCGGCACGCCCGGCGTGAAACCGCAGCCCGCCGCCAACGACCACCGCTGGGCCTGGCGGGCCCTGGGCAGCGTGGCCGTGCTTGGCCTGGTCGGCCTGCTGGTCCTGCAGTTCGACCGCGGCACACCCGAGGAGCGTGAGGCCGCGTTCGGACTGCCAGCCCCGCCATCGGCCGCACCCGCACCCGAAGCCACACCACCGGCCGCAGACACCTCCCGAAAGGCGGTGGAACCCGCTCCGGTCCAAGAGGCGGCCCCGGCTCCCAAGGCCAAAGCGCAACGCCAACGCAACGAAGCGACGTCAGAACCCCTGCCGGCGACCGCTGCCCCTCCAGCGCCGCCGCCTGCTCCTGCTCCGTTGTCATCACCGCGCGCCGCACCCGGGGCCCCCGGGTCCATGCGCCCGGCACCGGCCAGCCCACTGGCCCGCGAGGAAGCCAGCGCGAACCGCGATGCGGCCGATGCGGTTGGCGCTGCGGCGCCAGCACCAGCTCCAGTGCAGGCCGCGCCCATGGACTCGTCCCGCCAACAGATGGGGGCGGGGGTGGCCCGCCGCGGCGTTTCCCCAGCGGGTTCCGAGCTGCTGGACGCCGCCGCACGGGGCAATGCTGCGGCGGTGCGCAGCCTGCTGGCGCAAGGGGTTGACGTGAACAGCGTCGACGCCGACGGCCGCACCGCGCTCATGTGGGCCGCGCGGCGCGGTGACGCCGCGCTGATCCGTCTGCTGCTGGGCGCGGGCGCCGACCTTCGGCGCGCCGACCACGATGGGCGCAACGCCAGCGAACACGCCCGCCAGGCCGGCGAAGAAGCGGTGTTGCCGCTGCTGCGGGTGGACCCGGACCGCTGA
- a CDS encoding 2-hydroxyacid dehydrogenase has translation MTQRPAILIARAVFPEVVARLREHFEVETNELDAPFTPAQLIERLQGKVGVMTTGSERIDAALLAACPQLRVVANIAVGYNNFDVPAMTAAGVLATNTPDVLTETTADFGFALLMATARRISESEHFLRAGQWNRWALDMFAGAEVHGSTLGILGMGRIGQGIARRGAHGFGMNVIYHNRSRLDAESEAACRARYVSKAELLQQADHLVLVVPYSAESHHTIGAAELAQMKPTATLINIARGGIVDDAALAVALREKRIAAAGLDVFEGEPRVHPDLLTVPNVVLTPHIASATLPTRLAMANLAADNLIAYLGTGQALTPLNPSVQAGSGR, from the coding sequence TTGACCCAACGCCCCGCCATCCTGATCGCACGTGCCGTGTTTCCCGAGGTGGTGGCGCGCCTGCGTGAGCATTTCGAGGTCGAGACCAACGAGCTGGACGCGCCCTTCACGCCCGCGCAGCTGATCGAGCGGCTGCAGGGCAAGGTGGGGGTGATGACCACGGGCAGCGAGCGGATCGACGCGGCGCTGCTGGCGGCCTGCCCGCAACTGCGTGTCGTGGCCAACATCGCGGTGGGCTACAACAATTTTGACGTGCCGGCCATGACGGCCGCCGGCGTGCTCGCGACCAACACACCCGACGTGTTGACCGAGACCACCGCCGACTTCGGTTTTGCATTGCTCATGGCCACGGCGCGGCGCATCAGCGAGAGCGAGCATTTCCTGCGCGCCGGTCAGTGGAACCGCTGGGCGCTGGACATGTTTGCCGGTGCCGAGGTGCACGGCAGCACGCTGGGCATCCTGGGCATGGGGCGCATTGGCCAAGGCATCGCCCGGCGCGGCGCGCACGGCTTTGGCATGAACGTGATCTACCACAACCGCTCGCGGCTCGACGCCGAGAGCGAAGCCGCCTGCCGGGCGCGCTACGTCAGCAAGGCCGAGCTGCTGCAACAGGCCGACCACCTGGTGCTCGTCGTGCCCTACAGCGCCGAATCGCACCACACCATCGGTGCGGCCGAGCTCGCGCAGATGAAGCCCACGGCCACACTGATCAACATCGCGCGCGGCGGCATCGTGGACGACGCGGCGCTGGCCGTGGCGCTGCGCGAGAAGCGCATCGCCGCTGCGGGGCTGGACGTGTTCGAGGGGGAACCCCGGGTGCACCCGGACCTGTTGACCGTGCCCAACGTGGTGCTCACGCCGCACATCGCCAGCGCCACCTTGCCCACCCGTCTGGCGATGGCGAATCTGGCGGCCGACAACCTGATCGCCTATCTGGGCACCGGGCAGGCACTGACCCCCCTGAATCCTTCGGTTCAGGCGGGCAGCGGGCGCTGA
- a CDS encoding FKBP-type peptidyl-prolyl cis-trans isomerase, which yields MITTPSGLQYEDTVVGGGEVAQAGRPVQVHYTGWLFNDGVQGAKFDSSKDRGQPFEFPLGAGHVIKGWDEGVQGMAVGGTRRLVIPAALGYGARGAGGVIPPNATLLFEVDLLAV from the coding sequence ATGATCACCACTCCCAGCGGCCTGCAATACGAAGACACCGTGGTCGGCGGCGGCGAAGTCGCCCAGGCCGGTCGCCCGGTGCAGGTGCACTACACCGGCTGGCTGTTCAACGACGGCGTGCAAGGCGCCAAGTTCGACTCCAGCAAGGACCGCGGCCAGCCTTTCGAATTCCCGCTCGGCGCTGGCCACGTCATCAAGGGTTGGGACGAAGGCGTGCAGGGCATGGCCGTGGGCGGCACGCGCCGCCTGGTCATCCCGGCCGCGCTCGGCTACGGCGCGCGCGGCGCGGGCGGGGTGATTCCGCCCAACGCCACGCTGCTGTTCGAGGTGGATCTCCTGGCGGTATAA
- a CDS encoding nitroreductase, which translates to MTLNPPSSAPAAPIDAASVDTAITSRMSVRAFLPQPVLRETIEHLLRVASRAPSGTNTQPWRVYVLQGASRDTLVEKCCAAHDALRADPSLASEYREEYDYYPEKWVSPYIDRRRENGWGLYGLLGITKGDKDKMHAQHQRNFRFFDAPVGLMFTLDRVMGRGSLVDYGMFMQNLMVAARGHGLHTCPQAAWNGFAKIILPHIGAGENEMLVCGMSLGYADPADKVNTFVTPREPVESFTHWLA; encoded by the coding sequence ATGACCCTCAATCCCCCGTCTTCGGCCCCCGCGGCGCCCATCGACGCCGCCAGCGTGGACACCGCCATCACCAGCCGCATGTCGGTCCGCGCCTTCCTGCCCCAACCGGTGCTGCGCGAGACCATCGAGCACCTGTTGCGCGTGGCCAGCCGTGCACCGTCGGGCACCAACACCCAGCCCTGGAGGGTCTACGTGCTCCAGGGTGCGAGCCGCGACACGCTGGTGGAGAAATGTTGTGCCGCGCACGACGCCCTGCGTGCCGATCCGTCGCTGGCGTCCGAGTACCGGGAGGAATACGACTACTACCCGGAGAAGTGGGTCAGCCCCTATATCGACCGCCGACGTGAAAACGGCTGGGGGCTCTACGGCCTGCTCGGCATCACCAAGGGCGACAAGGACAAGATGCACGCGCAGCACCAGCGCAACTTCCGTTTCTTCGACGCGCCCGTGGGGCTCATGTTCACGCTCGACCGCGTGATGGGCCGTGGCTCGCTGGTGGACTACGGCATGTTCATGCAGAACCTCATGGTCGCCGCGCGCGGCCACGGCCTGCACACCTGCCCCCAGGCGGCCTGGAACGGTTTCGCGAAGATCATCCTGCCCCACATCGGCGCGGGCGAGAACGAGATGCTGGTCTGCGGCATGTCGCTCGGCTACGCCGACCCGGCCGACAAGGTCAACACTTTCGTCACGCCGCGCGAACCGGTCGAGAGCTTCACGCACTGGCTGGCGTAA
- a CDS encoding acyl-CoA thioesterase, giving the protein MNTSAPATLAARPQAKARDHYRVFRAIGTRWSDNDIYGHVNNVVYYSWFDTAVNAWLIERGALDIHGGGVIGLVVETQCNYFAPLAFPQAVEAGLRVAHLGSSSVRYEVGLFAQDSDSAAACGHFVHVYVDRETRRPVPLPAALKSALESIL; this is encoded by the coding sequence ATGAACACGAGCGCCCCAGCAACCCTCGCCGCGCGCCCCCAGGCCAAGGCCCGGGACCACTACCGCGTCTTCCGCGCCATCGGTACGCGCTGGAGCGACAACGACATCTACGGCCACGTCAACAACGTCGTCTACTACAGCTGGTTCGACACCGCCGTGAACGCCTGGCTGATCGAGCGGGGTGCGCTGGACATTCACGGTGGCGGGGTCATTGGTCTCGTGGTGGAGACCCAGTGCAATTACTTCGCGCCGCTGGCGTTCCCGCAAGCCGTGGAGGCCGGCCTGCGCGTGGCCCACCTGGGCAGCTCCAGCGTGCGCTACGAGGTGGGTCTTTTTGCGCAGGACAGCGACTCCGCCGCCGCCTGCGGTCACTTCGTCCACGTGTACGTGGACCGCGAAACACGCCGCCCCGTGCCCTTGCCGGCCGCGCTCAAGTCGGCGCTGGAGTCGATCCTGTGA
- a CDS encoding histone deacetylase, translating to MHAYYADHFILPLPSGHRFPMAKYGRLRERLAAEWPQVRLGQALPASDGELALVHTPGYIGAIRQGTLEASAQREIGFPWSPAMCERARRSVGATIQACRDAMAGDGLAANLAGGTHHAYAHKGSGFCVFNDAAVATRLMQAEHARHHRARGPLRVAIIDLDVHQGNGTASVFATDDSVFTLSLHGAKNFPFRKEPSDLDVELPDGCGDAEYMEALERALDELARRFDPGLVIYLAGADPHEGDRLGRLKLSFDGLEARDRRVMDWAWQRRLPLAFAMAGGYGTDMEATVQAQVNTYRVALDYHARWAALARRAAPDAPVPTATWATPGAEPRWQNAAP from the coding sequence GTGCACGCTTACTACGCCGACCACTTCATCCTGCCCCTACCCAGTGGCCACCGCTTTCCGATGGCCAAATACGGGCGCTTGCGCGAGCGCCTCGCCGCCGAATGGCCGCAGGTGCGTCTGGGGCAGGCGCTGCCCGCCAGCGACGGCGAGCTGGCGCTGGTGCACACGCCGGGCTATATCGGCGCCATCCGTCAGGGCACGCTGGAAGCCAGTGCGCAGCGCGAAATCGGTTTCCCCTGGAGCCCGGCCATGTGCGAACGGGCCCGGCGCTCGGTGGGTGCAACCATCCAGGCCTGTCGCGATGCGATGGCGGGCGATGGGCTGGCGGCCAACCTGGCCGGGGGCACGCACCACGCCTACGCCCACAAAGGCAGCGGCTTCTGCGTCTTCAACGACGCCGCCGTGGCGACCCGGCTGATGCAGGCCGAACACGCGCGCCATCACCGCGCCCGCGGGCCGTTGCGCGTAGCCATCATCGATCTGGACGTGCACCAGGGCAACGGCACGGCCAGCGTCTTCGCCACCGACGACTCGGTGTTCACGCTCTCGCTGCACGGTGCGAAGAACTTCCCCTTTCGCAAGGAGCCGAGCGACCTCGACGTGGAACTGCCCGACGGCTGCGGCGATGCCGAGTACATGGAGGCGCTGGAGCGTGCGCTCGACGAGTTGGCGCGCCGCTTCGATCCCGGTCTGGTGATCTACCTGGCCGGCGCCGACCCGCACGAGGGCGACCGCCTTGGGCGTCTGAAGCTCAGCTTCGACGGGCTGGAAGCGCGCGATCGCCGCGTGATGGACTGGGCCTGGCAGCGCCGCCTGCCGCTGGCCTTTGCCATGGCCGGTGGCTACGGCACCGACATGGAGGCCACGGTGCAGGCGCAGGTGAACACCTACCGCGTGGCCCTGGACTACCACGCGCGCTGGGCCGCGTTGGCCCGGCGCGCGGCACCCGATGCCCCTGTGCCCACGGCGACGTGGGCGACACCCGGCGCCGAGCCCCGCTGGCAGAATGCCGCGCCATGA
- a CDS encoding phasin family protein — MLTAEQIVAAQKANIETIFGLTQKAFEGVEKLVELNVQATKAALSESANSAQAILSVKDAQELLTLQASLMQPLAEKTVAYSRHLYDIASGTGAEFGKAAEAQAADAQKKFMSVVDNASKNAPAGSETAVAVMKSAVSAANNAMESVQKAVKQATEMAEANFNTVTSQAVSATKAAAKKR, encoded by the coding sequence ATGTTGACCGCTGAACAAATCGTTGCCGCCCAGAAAGCCAACATCGAAACCATTTTCGGCCTGACCCAGAAAGCCTTCGAAGGCGTTGAAAAACTGGTCGAGCTCAATGTGCAGGCCACCAAGGCCGCCCTTTCCGAATCCGCCAACAGCGCCCAAGCCATCCTGAGCGTGAAAGACGCACAGGAACTGCTGACGCTGCAAGCCAGCCTGATGCAGCCCCTGGCCGAAAAGACCGTGGCCTACAGCCGCCACCTGTACGACATCGCTTCGGGCACCGGCGCCGAATTCGGCAAGGCCGCTGAAGCCCAGGCCGCCGACGCACAGAAGAAATTCATGTCCGTCGTGGACAACGCTTCCAAGAACGCTCCCGCCGGTTCCGAAACCGCCGTGGCCGTGATGAAGAGCGCCGTCTCTGCCGCCAACAACGCCATGGAATCGGTGCAGAAGGCTGTCAAGCAAGCCACCGAAATGGCCGAAGCCAACTTCAACACCGTGACTTCGCAAGCCGTCAGCGCCACCAAGGCCGCTGCCAAGAAACGTTGA
- a CDS encoding patatin-like phospholipase family protein, with protein sequence MLLNKFLLTWVNVLALAVLAGCSILPMGTPKPSPGPEVTVPPDVAPARRPPRLGLALGGGAARGFAHVGVIQVLEQNGIRPDLVVGTSAGSLVAALYASGKSAAELERAALTMEEAALTDWTMPLFSRGMLRGEALARYVRQAVDGRRIEDMALPLGILATDLGTGQGVLFRRGDAAQAVRASSAVPGVFNPVSITGRDYVDGGLVAPVPVSQARAMGAEVVLAVDISNVPEGNQPNGSLQVLLQTFAIMGQTINKYELAGADVLLRPALTGVGSADFAARQRSIEAGRVAMRAAMPRLKAQLAQLK encoded by the coding sequence ATGCTTCTTAATAAGTTCCTGTTGACCTGGGTCAATGTCCTGGCACTGGCGGTGCTCGCTGGCTGCTCCATCCTGCCCATGGGCACGCCCAAGCCGTCTCCCGGGCCCGAGGTCACGGTGCCCCCGGACGTAGCGCCCGCGCGCCGGCCGCCCCGCCTGGGTCTGGCGCTGGGTGGCGGCGCAGCGCGGGGTTTCGCCCATGTCGGGGTGATCCAGGTGCTGGAGCAAAACGGCATCCGGCCGGATCTGGTGGTCGGCACCTCCGCGGGCAGCCTGGTCGCGGCGCTCTACGCCAGCGGCAAGAGCGCCGCCGAGCTCGAACGCGCCGCGCTTACCATGGAGGAGGCCGCGCTGACCGACTGGACCATGCCCTTGTTCAGCCGCGGCATGCTGCGCGGCGAGGCGCTGGCGCGCTATGTGCGCCAGGCCGTCGATGGGCGCCGGATCGAAGACATGGCACTGCCCCTGGGCATTCTGGCCACCGATCTGGGAACCGGGCAGGGCGTGCTGTTCCGGCGTGGCGATGCTGCCCAGGCGGTGCGGGCGTCGAGCGCGGTGCCGGGTGTCTTCAACCCCGTGAGCATCACGGGCCGCGACTATGTGGACGGTGGGCTGGTGGCGCCCGTGCCGGTGAGTCAGGCGCGCGCCATGGGGGCCGAGGTGGTGTTGGCGGTGGACATTTCCAATGTGCCCGAGGGGAACCAACCCAACGGCAGCCTGCAGGTGCTGTTGCAGACCTTTGCCATCATGGGGCAGACCATCAACAAGTACGAGCTCGCGGGGGCCGACGTATTGCTTCGGCCGGCACTGACCGGCGTGGGCAGTGCGGACTTCGCGGCCCGCCAGCGCTCCATCGAGGCGGGGCGGGTGGCCATGCGTGCAGCCATGCCACGGCTGAAGGCACAGCTGGCGCAACTGAAGTAG